One genomic window of Monodelphis domestica isolate mMonDom1 chromosome 1, mMonDom1.pri, whole genome shotgun sequence includes the following:
- the RBM22 gene encoding pre-mRNA-splicing factor RBM22, which produces MATSLGSNTYNRQNWEDADFPILCQTCLGENPYIRMTKEKYGKECKICARPFTVFRWCPGVRMRFKKTEVCQTCSKLKNVCQTCLLDLEYGLPIQVRDAGLSFKDDMPKSDVNKEYYTQNVEREISNSDGTRPVGVLGKATATSDMLLKLARTTPYYKRNRPHICSFWVKGECKRGEECPYRHEKPTDPDDPLADQNIKDRYYGINDPVADKLLKRASTMPRLDPPDDKTITTLYVGGLGDTISETDLRNHFYQFGEIRTITVVQRQQCAFIQFATRQAAEMAAEKSFNKLIVNGRRLNVKWGRSQAARGKEKEKEGTTDSGIKLEPVPGLPGALPPPPAAEEEASANYFNLPPSGPPAVVNIALPPPPGIAPPPPPGFGPHMFHPMGPPPPFMRAPGPIHYPSQDPQRMGAHAGKHSSP; this is translated from the exons ATGGCGACGTCTCTGGGCTCCAACACCTACAACAGGCAGAACTGGGAGGACGCG GACTTCCCTATTCTGTGTCAGACGTGCCTTGGAGAAAATCCCTACATTCGGATG accaaagaaaagtaTGGAAAAGAATGCAAA ATTTGTGCCAGGCCGTTCACAGTGTTCCGCTGGTGCCCCGGTGTTCGCATGCGTTTTAAGAAGACTGAAGTGTGCCAAACCTGCAGCAAGCTAAAAAATGTGTGTCAGACCTGCCTTTTGGACCTAGAATATG GCTTACCTATTCAGGTCCGTGATGCAGGACTGTCCTTTAAAGATGACATGCCTAAGTCTGACGTGAACAAAGAATACTATACACAGAATGTTGAGCGAGAG ATTTCTAACTCTGATGGAACCCGGCCAGTTGGTGTTCTTGGGAAGGCTACAGCTACCAGTGACATGCTGCTCAAATTGGCTCGGACCACCCCTTACTACAAACGGAATCGTCCTCACATTTGTTCCTTCTGGGTGAAAGGAGAATGTAAAAGAGGAGAGGAGTGTCCATATAG ACATGAGAAGCCTACAGATCCTGATGATCCTCTTGCTGATCAGAATATCAAGGATCGATATTATGGCATTAATGACCCTGTGGCAGACAAGCTTCTGAAAAGGGCTTCAACAATGCCTCGTCTGGACCCCCCAGATGATAAGACCATCACCACACTATATGTTGGAGGCCTTGGAGATACAATCAGTGAGACAGATCTCAG aaatcatttttacCAATTTGGTGAGATCCGAACGATAACAGTTGTACAGAGGCAACAGTGTGCTTTCATCCAGTTTGCCACAAGGCAAGCTGCAGAGATGGCTGCTGAGAAGTCCTTTAACAAATTGATTGTAAATGGACGAAGGCTTAATGTGAAATGGGGAAG ATCACAGGCagccagaggaaaagaaaaggaaaaagaaggaaccACAGACTCTGGAATTAAGCTGGAGCCTGTTCCAGGACTTCCTGGAG ctcttcctcctcctccagcaGCTGAAGAAGAAGCCTCTGCCAATTATTTTAATCTCCCTCCCAGTGGTCCTCCAGCAGTGGTGAATATTGCCCTGCCCCCACCTCCTGGAATTGCACCTCCACCCCCACCAG GTTTTGGACCACACATGTTCCACCCAATGGGACCACCTCCTCCCTTCATGCGAGCTCCAGGCCCCATCCACTATCCTTCCCAGGATCCCCAGAGGATGGGGGCTCATGCAGGAAAGCACAGCAGTCCCTAA